TTCCTAACAAAATACAATGACATATACTAAGTTTTTTGTTACAAGATTCAAACAAattcaactttaaaaaacccttaaagggatgctgcagtgaattcaaataaaacacttAATTTTGCCGTCACTTATTTCTGGTATGTATTAAACATCAAtattaatgtgttttgtttgttcccgacatatctgacttgcgtaatttGTTACCgcttgtggattgttaccgcccccctaccatcgacgtcacgtcgggaactcaaacatatcgtcggcaaaaagagtctggtccctaactaggtaccaggccacacagtgcacacgtctctataggCATACAGCCAGGGGGCCCCGACGGCttgggttaccgacatgacatCACGTTTATGTAAAtcaaggctcccttttaggggcggggtgggctcccctaatctcttgaaaaccatttttaaaatacttgcgaattaaataaaaataaaataaaaaaaatgttacactGAAACAAAACTCAATAAAATGTAGGCATTTGTGTATCTACAAAGCATTGTAAAAGTAGAAGACATTTCTTTAAATTATTGCCAACAAACTGAAGCCACGTGTAGGGAGGCATCAGTTATAAATTTGAATCATCTACACCAATCAGCAGCAAGGAACAGACGCTGTTCTATCACCAACTCCGAGTTAATCAAAAATACCCAAGCGAAATTATATTGAGACGCTAAATGTAAAGATTTGTGTATCTACAGCAGCATTGAAAAAGTACGAGACATATCTGTAATTACTGTCAACCAACAGCAGCCATGTTTGACAGTTGTCTCTAATTGTGTGTTGGATGACCAGGAGGGGGTGGAGGTGGGGGCGGAGGAGGGGGCGGGGGAGGAAACTGCATGTACGGAAATGACGGAGGAGGTTGTTGGTAAGAGTAAGGTGCAAAGGGGGGTGGAGGTACGGAAGCTGGAAAACGCCCGTAGTGCTGAGGAGGAGGTTGATGTCCTTGGGGCAGTGTCGGGTTCCCAAACGGCGGATTCCCAAACCCGCCCTGTTGCCATTGACTCCAATAATCAAAGTCACCGTGGGGATAACCACCACTGGGATTACCTGAATACTGATCTGGAGTATGAGATACTCCCTGCTGATAGGATGAAGCTTGGTAATGCCTCGGATCTTGAATCCGTCCCGGTGGAGGTCCCTGGAACTGAGGGGGTCTCATCGGTGACTGAGACATACCCCTCCCCCTTGATGGATGAAAGGGTGGGCGTGACCTTCCACCATGACCCCATCCACCTCTTCGGTGATTGTTTGATTCTAagatacaaaagaaaaaaatagatgTGTTTTGAAAAGATGATGTTGAtcaaaagcactggacactattggccaTTACTCAAAACAACCATTAgcataacgtagttttttagaaagaggtaatttcgcactcaaatattaaaagacttcaggcctgaagccttttattagatatctgaaagcacaaacaattgTGAAACGAGGATGTTTTTCCTCTCATTATTCACTTGCAACCAGTcaagtctaaattttcacagattttttgtgtgtggatatgttgggatacaaacGGGAGATCACTGGTCTTTtgagccattatacactttcagttcagaatgaaaaaaacagttttacaagatttacacagatttacaaataatttacagggtttacagagggtaaTGTTGAAAGAGttctcttgaaacatttttccatgaaatgctttactttggagaaaacatcaaaacaatattaattcttgatagcgagaattacggatttattttaaaaacatgtcatgacactgcgaaacgcgcggtaacaagagtgggttttcccgttattttctcccaaccccgatgaccgattgagcctaaatgttcacaggtttgttattttatatgtaagttgtgatacacaaagtgtgggacttggacaatactgtttaccgaaagtgtataacgggtttaacaattaccagaggtgtccagtgcctttaatggagtTGGTCATCGATACTCAATAAATCGTCACCGCTAGGCCATGATCATTCTGCTCTATTAGTAACATAATTGAAGGCAATCCATCACAGCAGTCAAGTTTAACAAGAATTTCCTGCATTTTGTGAATCAATTACGGACCTACGGCCGTGTCAGGAAAAAGGAAAAGGTCAAGTCACCACAGTACACCTTACCATGGTTACCGGGATCCCGGTTTGATGAGCCTTGATGTCTTAAAGGCTGGTTCTCAGTCGTTGACATGGCAACGCCCTGCGAGTTATCTCCTCTACACATAGGAAATGAAAACACGTCATCAGTTTTAAATTAGCTGGAGGTTCTTGGAAACAACTTCAAGGGGAGCTTTGCAACTTGtgatcacaattattttgacacCTCCCTAAAAACCTCCCTGCTAAAATTGACGAGATGGCTGGAGCAGCAGAATGGTTTTGAAGAGATCTCATGCACAGGACGTAATTTAAGAAGGACGCCCTTGGTCAAAAGAAGGTCGTCATTGACTCACGCTTTGTGCTGCGCGTGCAAGATATTCTTTTTCCATTGTATCGTTACCATTTCCCCTTTAAGATGGTGGCATGATGGTGTTAATGCCTAAAGGTacattcttttaaaatttgcaaatttCACAAGATACTCTTAGCATCTTGAGTAAAATGGTGGAGAACAGTTTGTGCCATGCCATTCTGAAGACTTCATTATATTTAAAAAGGTACACGTAAACAAACTTGGTGGTGTTCATGTCAACTTTTTGTTAATGTCAAATGATCGCAATATTTTATGCTCTTTATTCACTGCACAAATATTGCGACTCGTAATAATTTATCTAGGGTGATATTACAATGTACAGAGTTTCATACGGAAAGATCGGATTCCATTCTTGTCTAACCATCGGGGTTGACGATGATCACTGTTCCAGACAGAAAAGAGTCTCAGGTTTTTAAAGGTTCAAATTGAGACACTAGGATGCGACAGTTTTAGGCATCGTCGGCCACAAGAAAAGGTCAAACTAATCCAGTGATCATGCGGCTCCTAATCAACAAGACACATTGACCTATTGACTTCTTTAGCAGAGATAGGTTGCAGCCGAATCAAGCGACTTTGGCTATGGCCATAGTCATTGGCTGTAGCCGTACTAGCCACTGTTACCATAGCCACTAGAAAAGTCATTAATTTGGACACTGCTTGATAAAAGTaacattctttaaaaacaaactaacattttaaaatgggataataatgataataatgctTGGTTCCCACAGTGCTTTACTTACACCATCTTATAATTTTAACGGCAAGcttgtcagtttttgtttaacCATAAGACCTATTTATATGGCGATTCGTAGCTGAGGGGTTCAGCACactagactcaagctctgatatttctgagtgtgggtttgagtctcggTCACTTGTGTCTTGATTTTAAAGTGACACACTTGGCCAGTATTGCTTTGTTCTTCTGATAAGAACCCGGTAGTGCACTTGTTAGAAGGAGttcactaggcctgggcgaataatttgaatacccggttaatggcgaataggttttcctatccataACCgcaaatgccttttttttcttaacccgatatccgcaatgggcgcgaatacctatttataaaccggatagttctgtaattacaaccaagaaaccggatattctttaatatccgaatatccgcggacgtcgggcgacaactgataggaatgttttgtctgaatccttaagaaacttctattaagacagcataaaacagcataaattaagtattttattatgctcacctccgtgaagagttaaaacattgacatttctgacgtaattgttcaaagattacgaaagttttccttcacgtagagtcaatcacgatcaaaagaattagcaaatcgccatctttaaattagatccagttatttttatgaatgaaccaagTGACACTGTTTAATAGCACCCTCTATcggcaaaaaaaactattccaatatccggttaatttcggacaGTTGGCCAGTGGTAACCGAGTACCAAAATTTCActtttcgcccagcactagagTTCACCCAAGGGTTTGTTTCACAAAGAttgtcccaacttaggactagtcctaggtagTGTTGTAGTcgtgaccaggggccaatttcttagagctgcttaagcaaaaaatgtgcttaagcacgaaaaaagcttgcttattttacacatgttactgcccaaaatttcatgccacatacattgcttgtgactggtatttagctgttgtttacttagcataacaattgggttgggtcttggccggtaatctgattttactaagcaaagattattttgcttaagcaaaattttgtgcttaagcagctctatgaaactgggcccagtaaacctgagaccaagaccaagacttTCCTGCTAAAATTGACGTGATGAAAAAGACTTTAGAATAAAACTCATGCCCATGGCATCATTTGAAAAAGGGCTTTGGACAAGGGATGTTTCCCTGCCAAACTCCATAAGTGGGAAACCAAGAAGTGTTAGGAAAGTTTTCAAACTAAAAATGCAATGGAGTACAAACATGAGGTGAGACCTACCTTTGCCTCTTGCGTTTGTCAGCTTTCTTCTTAGCTCTGATCGCTCGTTCCTTTTCATCGTCGCTGAAGTCCAGGCACTCCGCCGGTGGCTCTTCATCATTTTCCCATGATGCATCAGATCCCTTTATCCTAGCAGATGTAAATTTGATGCAAATTAATGCAAGACAGAAATTATTTGCTTGAACGAATCTGTTGTTCAATTTGGTTCCATGAATAATAGTGTTTCTTTAATGTAGTTCGGACACAGGGTACACATCGATAGCAGTGAAAAGTATATCGAAGGTTTAGTCTCACTGTAGGGTAGAGACGTATATTGGGAGAGTAACGATAATTTGCAAATAGAAGATACTTTGTTCCACACGAAACGCATGGGCGAACacggggtgccagactagttGTAAGTTCCACTTTCCTGTAAAactttactcccataaatggccgaccatgttagtcgacgaggtaaaaaaagaaaaccaagcaatttcgaggcatattcgtgtagatcattgtattctgcttttacagtatcttttcaaagaccaactcgactgatccaaggcaacgtattcctttaactTAAAGGATTGTCAAATTGTTGGGAAAGCAAGCGTTAACAACTGTGTTTTAAGTgtctgctggaagagagtggTGTTGAGCATTATTTTGTCCGAGGTCTTCAGGAAGTGATTTCCAGAGTCTTGGCACTATGTTTGGAAAGGCCCTATCCCCCTAACTGGCCTACAGAGTTTGAGGAACATGAAGTGTATTGGTGATAGATCTAAGGAGCTTCAAGCAGCCGGAAGCTCAAGTCCCAAGCCCAAAACTCTAAAGCTAAGGTAAATATTTTCTTGATCAGAAATAAGATGCATGGGTTATGCCTCCCAACAGGTAAGCTGCCTCATTTTATAAATACGCACTGTTTGAGTTTCTGCGTGAAGACGTAAGAGGTGATGTCTTGAACCCCAGGAGCAAAGAAGACGGGCATCTTCAGCTCGATCTTAAGATTGACGATTTCACTCGGACTGTTGAATCTTACAGTGTAGAGCGGACATGGCACTGGGCCAAACACTTCAAAAACCTACAGGGAAATAAGACAAGAGTGATTACAAATTTAGGAAAACAGTCCAGTCTTGAGCACAAAAAAACccagctaagcataacaaaataaggttaccagccaaccatgtcacatgtacaatttatgactggtggtatcctgctcatttctgctaagcagctctatgaaattgggccctgtgttAAAATTTGGGGACCCTGTGCTCAAATTTGGGGAGAAAACCGGCCAGAACGCAGGAATCTTTAGTGGACcagaatctttactggaccagaatcaAGACCTGAACACCACAggcctgatttcatagagctgcctacaAGCACAAGAAGCCGCTAAGCagaacaaaactatgcttactagaataagggtACTATCCAACCATGTACAATCTATGACTggtggtatcctgctaatttgtgtcaagcaatattttttgctaagaagctatatgaaattgggccctgggttcAACTTTTAGGAAACAGTGCACAAGAATGCAGGACTGTAACTCAGAATTTTTGAtggacctggggtcgatttcataaaagagttaggactagcctaagagatatcaaaaacgtacagctagtcctaagttaggactcgtaactcgtcctaactcgagataagactagtcctaactctttgtgaaatccaccccagaactTTATTTACAAAAACCAGGATCAGACTAAAAAGAGAtaagaatcaaaatgagaacatgTTTTTATCATCTAAACTGTCTTAAGAAGGGGTGATACTCatattgaaagatatttgtgatACTAAAACTCAGACAATTGAACATCATTCTTGCGAGACAATGTTCATATTGAAAAAAAGACCACCATATTGGTTTTGGAATTGGTTCAAGGTTGCTTACCACTCCGATGGCCTGTCTGTCTTCTCTGAACAGAACCGTGTCTGCATCGATGGCAGTCGTATTGTGATCTGATTGAATTACAACTGGGACAAAAAGTATAACACAAGTATTAAGTATCCTGAAAACAACACTTGGAGAGTGTTAGACCGGAAAAGTAATATTACAGAAATTATGTTggattcatttaaaggcactggacactattggtacaagtaattaccaaaaataattgttagcatagaaaattacttaaaggaacacgttgccttggatcacaCGAGTTGGTCAagacaaaagcgtttgtaaccgttttttataaaatgcatatggttggaaagatgtttttaaaagtagaatacaatgatccacacaagtttgctcgaacttgcctggttttccttctactgtgcgaactaacatggtcggaccatttatgggagtcaaaattttgacccccataaatggccctGATGTGTTactgtcgacgaggtaaaaagaaaaccacgcaatttcgaggccatgtttgtgtggatcattgtattctacttttacaacatctttctacccatgcattttataaaaacaggttatcaagcgcttttcaaagactaactcgaccgatccaaggcaacgttgcTCCTTTAATGAGGtaatgagctgttgatagcataaaacattgtggaaaaccaCTCCTTCGAAGAAATGTacctgtagtttttgagaaagaggtaatttctcactgaaaggTTTGAagtgaattcgagacctcagctgcgatatcaaattcaagcatctgaaagcacacaacttcgtgcaacaagagttttttttctttcattattatctcttaaCTTCAAGGTCCAggtgagctcaatttttcacaggtttgttatttttatgcatatgttgagatacaccaagtgagaagactggtctttgacaattaggtgtccagtgcctttatatgTGGATGTGTAAAGAGATTCAGTCAAGCCTTGAACTATCTAACTCCCATAAGTGCTCAACGCAGTGCTCAGTCAGTTGGGAAAATAGAATGTGCTGAGGATCACCTCGGAGTCTTAGCTTTAACCATCGGCTTGAAGCAGACAATACTTGTACAAATGGATATTATAACAACCCTCTTACTAGTTCTGTATTCTAGTTGGCTAAAACACAGTCAAGTGGGGTTAACTAAATAGGCTAGTGCTTTAGATTTGCGCCACCATGAACTACACATTCTGCAGGACACCTGGGCGCGCGTTGTTTGAGGGCAATAGTTCCCCATGCGGGTAAAGTCTCGAACAAAATTGCTGGTCACAGCACCCTCTCATGATGTGAACAGTGCACAGCAACTTAAAAAATGAATCTGGGGAAACTAAAAGGGttcttttaattgtttaaataaCTTTTGATTAAATTGCTCTTAGGCAATTTGTTCAATGTAAAAACAGATTAGTAAAACCCTGAAAAGTTTCTCTTCTAACTTTGCATACAGACTGGTATTGGGtgt
This Asterias amurensis chromosome 21, ASM3211899v1 DNA region includes the following protein-coding sequences:
- the LOC139952969 gene encoding uncharacterized protein produces the protein MKTSTAPYLLLLHLRHHLTMKVILKRTRAPQTQVVILQVLTMMTGTLAIEASLTAMKNIQVVSRRLPSTFKEVLIKDLPKVELVDVVLDSNEEIKRIGEVSSVIGQLVVIQSDHNTTAIDADTVLFREDRQAIGVVFEVFGPVPCPLYTVRFNSPSEIVNLKIELKMPVFFAPGVQDITSYVFTQKLKQIKGSDASWENDEEPPAECLDFSDDEKERAIRAKKKADKRKRQRGDNSQGVAMSTTENQPLRHQGSSNRDPGNHESNNHRRGGWGHGGRSRPPFHPSRGRGMSQSPMRPPQFQGPPPGRIQDPRHYQASSYQQGVSHTPDQYSGNPSGGYPHGDFDYWSQWQQGGFGNPPFGNPTLPQGHQPPPQHYGRFPASVPPPPFAPYSYQQPPPSFPYMQFPPPPPPPPPPPPPPGHPTHN